A genomic stretch from Edaphobacter aggregans includes:
- a CDS encoding phenylalanine 4-monooxygenase → MGIATSGLNLAQGSLKVAAPFLIEQDWAAYTPEQHAIWAELVSRRMPQLRQHACREYLDGFEQIGLREDRLPDLKAVSARLAPRTGWQSTPVSGFLPPDAFFEMLAARMFPTTTWLRSRDSMEYTPEPDIFHDVFGHVPMHAHPVFGNFLQHYGKICAGLMSDPIALERMGRLFWFTVEFGLIRQDGEIKVYGSGLISSHGECTRVLAGGCEVKDFNLDTVLDQEFNTGAMQPVLYAVESFDQIYEATKMAESRVR, encoded by the coding sequence ATGGGAATTGCCACTTCGGGTTTGAACTTGGCGCAGGGGTCGTTGAAGGTAGCAGCGCCGTTTCTGATTGAGCAGGATTGGGCCGCATATACTCCTGAACAGCACGCCATCTGGGCCGAGCTGGTCAGCCGCCGAATGCCTCAGCTCCGCCAACATGCCTGCCGCGAGTATCTCGACGGCTTCGAGCAGATCGGCCTTCGCGAGGATCGCTTGCCGGACCTCAAGGCCGTCAGCGCCCGGCTCGCTCCTCGCACCGGCTGGCAGTCCACCCCAGTAAGTGGCTTCCTTCCGCCCGACGCCTTCTTCGAGATGCTCGCCGCTCGGATGTTCCCGACCACCACATGGCTTCGCTCGCGCGACTCCATGGAGTACACCCCCGAACCCGACATCTTTCACGACGTCTTCGGCCACGTACCCATGCACGCCCATCCCGTCTTCGGAAACTTCCTCCAGCACTACGGCAAGATCTGCGCAGGCCTTATGTCCGATCCCATCGCTCTCGAGCGCATGGGTCGCCTCTTCTGGTTTACCGTCGAGTTCGGATTGATCCGCCAGGACGGCGAGATAAAGGTCTACGGCAGCGGCTTGATCAGCTCACACGGCGAATGCACCCGAGTCCTGGCAGGCGGATGCGAGGTGAAGGACTTCAACCTTGACACCGTCCTCGACCAGGAGTTCAACACCGGAGCCATGCAGCCCGTACTCTACGCTGTCGAATCCTTCGACCAGATCTACGAAGCAACAAAGATGGCCGAAAGCCGCGTACGCTAG
- a CDS encoding glycosyltransferase family 87 protein, with the protein MPYNESGTHSVYPPPSLVVILPLALLPWPVASLTLVWMSAAVYVIAVVLLASFVGSSWRDVGKPLFVAFGLAFAPAQSALHVTNLACLSASLMFLAIYLLAKRLPASNRSQVPAAVFLALSICLKAALGLLLVPYLLWARAWRALAATVLIVGVATAVSLYPSLKSGSAWFDSLRFNSSVAFDNSGSSDVAETNLNRFDSIDLQIPIYSMTHHRKMTTAIGCLIGGGLLVLWFLCKDPDRSLDQHLLRMGSLFAIGLLPVYQRYYMAVLLLVPLIWALRNLELRAARWVIACCAVFLVNTEVLLQRIGLIRAIMVHHPHVANILVGPHLCWLLLGLACLLVHTLRDFSEAAVPSRGYPIGYRMDAKYSKQIL; encoded by the coding sequence GTGCCCTATAACGAGTCGGGGACGCATTCGGTCTATCCGCCGCCAAGCCTGGTGGTGATTCTTCCACTGGCCTTGCTGCCCTGGCCTGTGGCTTCACTGACGCTCGTCTGGATGAGCGCTGCGGTTTACGTTATTGCGGTGGTGCTGCTTGCGTCGTTTGTGGGTAGCAGCTGGCGAGATGTGGGCAAACCACTGTTTGTGGCGTTTGGGCTTGCCTTTGCTCCGGCGCAGTCGGCATTGCATGTGACGAATCTCGCCTGCTTGTCTGCCAGCCTGATGTTCCTTGCGATCTATCTGCTTGCAAAGCGGCTTCCTGCAAGCAATCGTTCGCAGGTGCCGGCGGCTGTATTCCTTGCGCTGTCGATCTGCCTGAAGGCTGCGCTTGGGCTGCTCCTAGTGCCTTACCTGCTCTGGGCACGTGCGTGGCGCGCGCTTGCCGCGACGGTCTTGATCGTTGGTGTTGCTACGGCAGTCTCCCTTTATCCTTCCCTGAAGAGCGGTTCGGCCTGGTTCGACAGCCTTCGATTCAACTCTTCGGTAGCCTTTGATAACAGTGGATCTTCTGACGTTGCCGAGACCAATCTCAACCGCTTTGACAGCATCGATCTACAGATTCCGATCTACTCCATGACACACCATCGCAAAATGACTACTGCGATTGGCTGTCTGATTGGTGGGGGGCTGTTGGTGCTTTGGTTTCTCTGCAAAGATCCGGATCGTTCGCTCGATCAGCATCTATTGCGGATGGGATCACTGTTCGCGATTGGATTGCTTCCTGTCTATCAGCGTTATTACATGGCGGTGTTGCTGTTGGTTCCGCTCATTTGGGCGTTGCGGAATCTGGAGTTGCGAGCCGCTCGGTGGGTGATAGCCTGTTGCGCGGTGTTCCTGGTCAATACCGAGGTGCTGCTGCAGCGGATTGGTCTGATTCGCGCCATTATGGTCCACCATCCTCATGTCGCGAATATTCTTGTCGGCCCTCATCTTTGCTGGCTGCTGCTTGGGCTGGCTTGCCTACTGGTGCACACGCTCCGGGACTTCAGCGAGGCTGCCGTTCCGTCCCGGGGCTACCCCATTGGGTACCGAATGGATGCAAAGTATTCGAAACAGATACTTTAG
- a CDS encoding APC family permease: protein MALPQSEAAAELGSHALYRRLRLRDLVLTQILCVVGSSWVGVAAGLGRAQAVMWMAAMLVFYLPMAASVVCLNREMPLEGGLYVWARTAFGDLGGFMTAWNIWVYGIVITATILYAIPSELAYLIGPSAAWLPDSRVAALSIVGFIVVAVTAAAVRGLELGKWIHNVGGLSILFVYASLILLPVWALSRHMHIHWEPLQLQLPQLNLYSLALFGQMIFGALCGLEYIAILAGESRSPARSIGQSVIISSPIICAMFILGTSSVVAFSQGKINFIAPIPQTLRLALGDHGLGNVFAIVAIMLLQFRLIAAASFIFTGVTRLPMAAGWDHLIPSWFTRLHPRYRTPVNSIVCTCVIILLLLVLSNVGVHAQEAFQVLSNAGITHYELAYMSMFAIPLVAGGTLRAALPRWLRWTSIAGLCATLFSFFISAYPFVEVVDPRAYAAKILGTTLLSNALGYTFYRIRRDRPVVRSADH from the coding sequence ATGGCTTTGCCCCAGTCCGAAGCAGCAGCGGAGCTCGGTTCCCATGCGCTTTACCGGCGGCTGCGCCTGCGCGATCTCGTTCTGACACAGATTCTGTGCGTCGTCGGTAGTTCGTGGGTGGGGGTTGCGGCTGGTCTCGGGCGCGCGCAAGCTGTGATGTGGATGGCTGCCATGCTGGTGTTTTATCTGCCTATGGCGGCGTCGGTCGTGTGCCTGAACCGTGAGATGCCGCTCGAAGGCGGACTTTACGTTTGGGCGAGGACGGCGTTTGGGGATCTGGGTGGCTTTATGACGGCGTGGAACATTTGGGTCTACGGAATCGTCATCACTGCCACTATTCTGTATGCCATTCCCTCTGAGCTTGCTTACCTGATCGGCCCTTCGGCTGCGTGGCTTCCTGATAGCCGGGTTGCTGCGCTCAGCATCGTTGGGTTCATTGTTGTTGCTGTTACCGCTGCGGCGGTTCGAGGCCTTGAGCTTGGTAAGTGGATCCACAATGTCGGCGGACTCTCGATTCTTTTTGTCTATGCGTCGCTGATTCTGCTTCCCGTGTGGGCGCTGTCGCGACACATGCATATTCATTGGGAGCCGCTGCAGCTGCAACTGCCGCAACTGAATCTATATTCGCTGGCGCTGTTCGGTCAGATGATTTTTGGGGCGCTGTGCGGGCTGGAGTACATTGCGATTCTCGCCGGGGAGAGTAGGTCGCCTGCACGGTCTATTGGCCAGTCGGTAATTATTTCATCGCCGATTATCTGCGCGATGTTCATTCTTGGGACCAGCTCTGTTGTTGCGTTCAGTCAGGGCAAGATTAATTTCATCGCTCCGATTCCTCAGACGCTGAGGTTGGCGCTGGGCGACCATGGGTTGGGGAATGTCTTCGCCATCGTTGCGATTATGCTGCTGCAGTTCCGGCTGATTGCGGCTGCGAGTTTCATCTTTACCGGAGTTACGCGGCTTCCGATGGCTGCGGGCTGGGACCACCTGATTCCGTCGTGGTTCACGCGGCTGCATCCTCGGTACCGAACGCCGGTTAACTCTATTGTCTGCACGTGTGTGATTATCCTTCTGCTGCTTGTGCTGTCGAACGTTGGGGTTCATGCGCAGGAGGCGTTTCAGGTTTTGTCCAACGCGGGGATTACTCACTACGAGCTTGCTTATATGTCTATGTTTGCTATTCCTCTGGTGGCGGGCGGAACGCTTCGTGCGGCGCTGCCTCGGTGGCTCAGGTGGACTTCGATTGCTGGGCTTTGCGCGACGCTGTTCAGCTTCTTTATTTCGGCTTACCCGTTTGTCGAGGTGGTTGATCCGCGTGCGTATGCTGCGAAGATTCTTGGGACTACGTTGCTCAGTAACGCTCTGGGATATACCTTTTACCGTATTCGCCGGGACAGGCCGGTTGTCAGATCAGCTGACCACTAG
- a CDS encoding MFS transporter: protein MALLRELRSLTAVQRRTFAACFLAWTLDAFDFFLLTVCLKAIAADFRVSIPQIAEAIFFTLVMRPVGALLFGYLAERFGRRPTLMINVLAFSICGLASAFAPTLTAFLVLRALFGVAMGGVWGVAAALALETLPASGRGTFSGLLQEGYVFGNLLAGALFWLVFPHLHGAGIFTAWRVLFMIGALPALLAFYMQFRVEESPVWLAAKAKRLAEGGSHRSSFSFQSFADYWPRFLFLVALMTAFNSFSHGSQDLYPTFLQKDHALDPSNVGFIVVISNIGAILGGITCGTASERFGRKRMIIISALMALPVIPLWAWSHSIASLALGGFLMQFMVQGAFGIVPAHINELSPGPVRAVFPGFAYQLGNLISSRNGVFQAAIAARYFGGMLTYVMAGAVVIGSLAVATVTALGREARGEDWSKESA, encoded by the coding sequence ATGGCCTTGTTGCGTGAACTCCGATCGCTCACCGCGGTCCAGAGAAGAACCTTTGCCGCCTGCTTCCTGGCCTGGACCCTCGACGCCTTCGACTTCTTCCTCCTCACCGTCTGCCTCAAAGCCATCGCGGCCGACTTTCGCGTCAGCATCCCCCAGATCGCCGAGGCCATCTTCTTCACACTTGTCATGAGACCCGTCGGCGCCCTCCTCTTCGGCTACCTCGCCGAGCGCTTTGGCCGACGCCCCACTCTGATGATCAACGTCCTGGCCTTCTCCATCTGCGGATTGGCCTCAGCCTTTGCTCCTACGCTGACCGCTTTCCTCGTCTTGCGTGCACTCTTCGGCGTCGCCATGGGTGGTGTCTGGGGCGTCGCTGCTGCTCTCGCTCTCGAAACCCTGCCCGCCTCAGGCCGCGGCACCTTCTCCGGCCTCCTTCAGGAAGGCTACGTCTTCGGCAACCTCCTCGCCGGCGCTCTCTTCTGGCTTGTCTTCCCGCATCTCCATGGGGCCGGCATCTTCACCGCATGGCGTGTCCTCTTCATGATCGGAGCCCTGCCCGCCTTGCTCGCCTTCTACATGCAGTTCCGCGTCGAAGAATCCCCGGTCTGGCTAGCAGCCAAAGCCAAACGCCTCGCCGAAGGAGGAAGCCATCGCTCCTCCTTCAGTTTCCAATCCTTCGCCGACTACTGGCCCCGGTTCCTCTTCCTCGTCGCTCTCATGACCGCCTTCAACTCCTTCAGCCACGGCTCGCAGGACCTCTACCCGACCTTCCTCCAGAAAGACCATGCCCTCGACCCCAGCAATGTCGGCTTCATCGTAGTCATCAGCAACATCGGAGCCATCCTCGGCGGCATCACCTGCGGCACGGCATCCGAACGCTTCGGCCGCAAGCGCATGATCATCATCTCAGCCCTCATGGCGCTCCCCGTCATCCCGCTGTGGGCCTGGTCCCATTCCATAGCGTCGCTGGCCCTAGGCGGCTTCCTCATGCAGTTCATGGTGCAGGGAGCCTTCGGCATCGTCCCGGCTCACATCAACGAGCTCTCCCCTGGCCCAGTCCGTGCCGTCTTTCCCGGCTTCGCCTATCAACTCGGAAACCTCATATCCTCCAGAAACGGCGTCTTCCAGGCAGCCATCGCCGCCCGATACTTCGGCGGCATGCTCACCTACGTCATGGCAGGAGCCGTGGTCATAGGCTCACTCGCCGTAGCCACCGTGACCGCCCTCGGCCGCGAAGCCCGCGGCGAAGACTGGTCCAAAGAATCGGCCTAG
- a CDS encoding YceI family protein, with protein sequence MRNRFLLALTLAGLTLGVGANAQAQTSTWAIDPNHSSIGFEIRHMGVSNVRGSIGGVKGTVTLNDKDMTKSSVEATVDTTTVTTNVDARDKHLKSPDFFDVAKYPQITFKSTSLTNNGGKLQLTGDLTLTGTTKSVTLDLDGPAPPQTGKDGKTRSGFSATGMLKRSDYTFGPKFPSAMVGDEVKFTIDVEIDKQ encoded by the coding sequence ATGCGTAATAGATTCTTGTTGGCCCTGACGCTGGCCGGGCTGACGCTGGGCGTGGGCGCGAACGCACAAGCGCAAACTTCTACCTGGGCCATCGATCCGAATCACTCGAGCATTGGGTTCGAGATACGCCATATGGGCGTGAGCAACGTTCGAGGGTCCATTGGCGGCGTCAAAGGGACCGTGACACTGAACGACAAGGACATGACGAAGTCGAGTGTGGAAGCGACGGTGGATACGACCACGGTTACGACCAACGTTGATGCCCGCGATAAGCACCTGAAGTCACCAGATTTTTTCGATGTGGCAAAGTATCCGCAGATCACGTTCAAGTCGACATCGCTGACCAACAACGGCGGCAAGCTGCAGTTGACCGGCGATCTAACCCTGACGGGTACGACAAAGAGTGTGACGCTGGATCTCGATGGGCCTGCACCTCCGCAGACCGGCAAGGATGGCAAGACTCGCAGCGGCTTTTCGGCGACAGGTATGCTGAAGCGGTCTGATTACACCTTCGGGCCGAAGTTCCCCAGCGCGATGGTTGGCGACGAGGTGAAGTTCACGATCGACGTTGAGATCGACAAGCAGTAA
- a CDS encoding response regulator transcription factor, translated as MTVVHFDQTRSDDEAPEESSSPAGVRVILADSQAIYRVGMKKVFAVEDDIRVVAQVETLANLYAALQRYPTDVVVLEGQLIAGTIDAIPELVRRAPEAKLIVQVTESDESNTVELYRRGVRGVVPRSIAPDLLVKCVRKISEGETWIDNQSINWVIEAYRSQATTLTDPRVQPKLSKKELAIIGCITRGMRNKEIAYQIGTTEQVIKNYLRKIYDKLGVSDRLELALYCLHHELLKKYLPESEVNLMAQTEPTQPLRAKM; from the coding sequence ATGACGGTTGTACATTTTGACCAAACTCGGAGCGATGACGAAGCCCCGGAAGAAAGTAGCTCTCCTGCCGGGGTTCGGGTGATTCTGGCCGATTCGCAAGCGATCTATCGCGTGGGGATGAAGAAAGTCTTCGCCGTCGAGGACGATATACGTGTCGTCGCTCAAGTCGAGACCTTGGCCAACCTCTACGCCGCCCTCCAGCGTTATCCCACCGACGTCGTCGTCCTTGAAGGCCAACTCATCGCCGGCACCATCGACGCCATCCCGGAACTCGTTCGCCGCGCCCCCGAAGCCAAACTCATCGTGCAGGTCACCGAGTCTGACGAGTCAAACACGGTCGAGCTCTATCGCCGTGGCGTCCGTGGCGTCGTGCCCCGTTCCATCGCCCCCGATCTCCTCGTCAAATGCGTACGCAAGATCTCTGAGGGCGAAACCTGGATCGACAACCAGTCCATCAACTGGGTTATCGAAGCCTACCGTTCGCAGGCCACCACCCTCACCGATCCCCGCGTCCAGCCCAAGCTCTCCAAAAAGGAGCTGGCCATCATCGGCTGCATCACCCGCGGCATGCGGAACAAAGAGATCGCCTATCAGATCGGAACCACCGAGCAGGTTATCAAGAACTATCTGCGCAAGATCTATGACAAGCTCGGCGTCTCCGACCGTCTCGAGCTCGCTCTCTACTGCCTCCACCACGAGCTGCTCAAGAAGTATCTGCCCGAGTCCGAGGTCAACCTCATGGCGCAGACCGAACCCACCCAACCCCTCCGCGCCAAGATGTAG
- a CDS encoding PilZ domain-containing protein gives MAQWQKPKGENPVRTAVRFPMQLALHVQTEQGELDAVTENISANGLLFVSDRLPDIDSRIEFTIAMPSAVMGSATDVTIHCIGRVVRHYLQDGKKKAAAVIDEYFLKA, from the coding sequence GTGGCCCAGTGGCAAAAGCCTAAGGGAGAGAATCCAGTTCGCACTGCTGTGCGTTTTCCTATGCAGCTAGCACTGCACGTCCAGACCGAGCAGGGCGAACTGGACGCCGTGACAGAGAACATATCGGCCAACGGCCTGCTGTTCGTCAGTGACCGGTTGCCCGACATCGATAGCAGGATCGAGTTCACGATAGCCATGCCCTCGGCTGTCATGGGCTCTGCAACAGACGTAACCATTCACTGTATCGGCCGTGTCGTACGCCATTATCTGCAGGATGGCAAAAAGAAAGCCGCCGCTGTGATCGACGAATATTTTCTAAAGGCTTGA
- the rpsP gene encoding 30S ribosomal protein S16, giving the protein MIRLARVGARKQPHYRIVVIEKDRARNGRSVEVVGTYNPRTNPATVDLKRDRIAYWTGNGAQLSDRVEKLLAAAPKAEVAPAA; this is encoded by the coding sequence ATGATCCGTTTGGCGCGTGTTGGAGCGCGCAAGCAGCCCCACTACCGCATCGTTGTTATTGAAAAGGACCGCGCGCGCAACGGCCGTTCGGTTGAAGTTGTGGGCACGTACAATCCTCGCACGAACCCCGCGACGGTCGACCTGAAGCGTGACCGTATCGCCTATTGGACCGGTAACGGAGCCCAGCTGTCGGATCGCGTCGAGAAGCTTCTGGCCGCAGCTCCAAAGGCCGAAGTGGCTCCCGCGGCCTAA
- a CDS encoding KH domain-containing protein — protein MAEATQQAAGDNSATNMKDLVYEIACALVDHPESVSVEAFPDGEATVLRLRVAPSDVGKVIGKQGRTARSLRTILSAASMKQRHRFSLDIVEEGGTPTHP, from the coding sequence ATGGCCGAGGCCACACAGCAGGCAGCAGGGGATAACTCTGCTACGAATATGAAGGATCTCGTCTACGAGATTGCATGTGCTTTGGTGGACCACCCTGAGAGTGTCTCCGTGGAGGCATTCCCCGATGGTGAAGCTACCGTACTACGACTGCGCGTTGCTCCGTCTGATGTAGGCAAGGTGATCGGTAAGCAGGGCCGCACGGCGCGCTCGCTGCGTACGATCCTGAGCGCGGCCAGCATGAAGCAGCGGCATCGCTTTTCGCTGGACATCGTGGAAGAGGGTGGCACGCCTACTCATCCATGA
- the rimM gene encoding ribosome maturation factor RimM (Essential for efficient processing of 16S rRNA), with protein sequence MTNSDPSWVVLAHLLRPQGRKGELLAELLTDFPERFEDRKQVFLAPEGFSGEASAARAAEVIAFWLPVGKNVGRIVLQFAGIDSISAAEGLEGFDVIVPFEERQPLDEESSYISDLIGCTLYDGATPIGVIDDVQFPSTPDGSRKLEDAAPLLAVRATDGDEILVPFAKAFLVGVDTKAKRVDMVLPVGLVDVNRALGSEGPDGSEAVGDPDGEDGVDG encoded by the coding sequence ATGACGAATAGCGATCCATCATGGGTTGTGCTGGCGCATCTGCTTCGACCGCAGGGCCGTAAGGGCGAGTTGCTGGCGGAACTGCTGACCGACTTTCCTGAACGCTTCGAGGATCGGAAGCAGGTGTTTCTTGCGCCTGAGGGGTTTAGCGGGGAGGCTTCGGCTGCGCGTGCGGCGGAGGTAATCGCGTTCTGGCTCCCGGTGGGCAAGAATGTGGGGCGAATCGTGCTGCAGTTTGCGGGAATCGACTCGATCTCTGCGGCCGAGGGGCTGGAAGGGTTCGATGTGATCGTTCCGTTTGAGGAGCGGCAGCCCCTGGATGAGGAATCGTCCTATATCAGCGACTTGATCGGGTGCACACTCTACGACGGCGCGACTCCGATTGGGGTGATCGACGATGTTCAGTTCCCTTCTACGCCTGACGGCAGCCGGAAACTTGAGGATGCAGCGCCGCTGCTTGCAGTGAGGGCGACCGATGGGGATGAGATTCTTGTTCCCTTTGCGAAAGCGTTTCTGGTTGGGGTGGATACGAAGGCGAAGCGGGTGGATATGGTGCTGCCGGTTGGATTGGTGGATGTGAACCGGGCTTTGGGTTCGGAGGGTCCGGACGGGTCAGAAGCGGTAGGCGACCCCGACGGTGAGGATGGGGTAGACGGTTAG
- the trmD gene encoding tRNA (guanosine(37)-N1)-methyltransferase TrmD, producing MRFDIITIFPGFFDSPLEYGILRRARNAGLVTVAAHDLRSFTHDRHRTVDDRPFGGGEGMVLKAEPIFDAVESLHVTPKAERDTQKETVILLSAQGRPFTQTVAQELAGMERVVILCGRYEGIDERVNELLCDREISIGDYVLSGGELAAAVIVDAVVRLLPGALGNPDSSRFESFGAEEAGEEVGGVDGPPRSTYGAGGLLDYPHYTRPAEFRGVSIPDALLGGNHEVIRQWRRRMALRKTLRNRPDLLEKMPISDEDREILDELRYLEENPEE from the coding sequence ATGCGCTTCGACATCATCACGATCTTTCCGGGCTTCTTCGATAGTCCGCTGGAGTACGGCATTCTTAGGCGCGCTCGTAATGCAGGGTTGGTGACGGTTGCCGCGCACGATCTGCGCAGCTTTACGCATGATCGGCATCGCACGGTGGATGACCGGCCTTTCGGTGGCGGCGAAGGGATGGTGCTGAAGGCGGAGCCTATCTTCGATGCGGTGGAGTCATTGCATGTCACGCCTAAGGCTGAGCGCGATACGCAGAAGGAGACGGTGATTCTGCTGTCGGCGCAGGGGCGTCCGTTTACCCAGACTGTAGCTCAGGAGTTGGCTGGGATGGAGCGAGTGGTCATCCTTTGCGGACGGTATGAGGGCATCGATGAACGTGTGAATGAGCTGCTGTGCGACCGCGAGATTTCGATTGGTGACTATGTGCTTTCTGGCGGGGAGCTGGCGGCCGCGGTGATTGTGGATGCTGTCGTGCGGCTGCTGCCGGGGGCGTTGGGGAATCCTGATTCGTCGCGGTTTGAGAGCTTTGGGGCGGAGGAAGCCGGGGAAGAGGTTGGCGGGGTGGATGGGCCTCCGCGATCGACGTATGGGGCTGGGGGGTTGCTGGATTATCCGCATTACACCCGGCCAGCTGAGTTTAGAGGGGTGTCGATTCCGGATGCGCTGCTGGGGGGTAACCACGAGGTTATACGGCAGTGGCGGCGGCGGATGGCTCTGAGGAAGACGCTGCGTAACCGGCCTGATTTGTTGGAGAAGATGCCGATCAGCGACGAGGATAGGGAAATTCTGGACGAGTTACGGTATCTCGAGGAAAATCCCGAGGAATGA
- the rplS gene encoding 50S ribosomal protein L19, with protein MSIHPIMQKLAAKLERTDLPEFAPGDTVRVQVKIREGEKERLQAFEGMVIACNKGAQGTFTVRKMSFGQGVERIFPYNSKVVDKVEKVRSYEVRRSKLFYLRGLRGKAARLREVERAK; from the coding sequence ATGTCTATTCATCCCATCATGCAGAAGCTGGCCGCGAAGTTAGAGCGGACCGATCTCCCCGAGTTCGCCCCTGGCGACACAGTCCGCGTTCAGGTCAAGATTCGTGAAGGCGAGAAAGAGCGTCTGCAGGCATTCGAAGGAATGGTCATCGCCTGCAATAAAGGCGCTCAGGGCACGTTTACCGTTCGCAAGATGAGCTTCGGCCAGGGCGTCGAGCGCATCTTCCCGTACAACTCCAAGGTTGTCGACAAGGTCGAGAAGGTTCGGTCGTACGAGGTTCGCCGCTCGAAGTTGTTCTACCTGCGCGGTCTGCGCGGTAAGGCTGCTCGTCTGCGCGAGGTCGAGCGCGCCAAGTAG
- a CDS encoding ribonuclease HII, with the protein MLKQLVCSDAPEQALRYHGFRVIAGVDEVGRGALFGPVVAAAVILPERVSSLARAGLKDSKQLTRQEREKLDRKVRRMALAISVAEVDAETIDRVNIYQASRQAMLMAVMGLSIAPDHLLIDAMRIDHPCQQTKLFYGDSLSLSIAAASVVAKVHRDALMRELDLMHPGYGLASHKGYGTPSHRRALVELGPSVLHRRTFAPVRAVDPDAAVEEMVSEELLFDDGELEESADWV; encoded by the coding sequence ATGCTCAAGCAGCTTGTATGCAGCGATGCTCCGGAACAGGCGTTGCGCTATCACGGTTTTCGGGTGATTGCAGGGGTGGATGAGGTGGGACGGGGGGCTCTGTTTGGGCCGGTGGTGGCGGCGGCGGTGATTCTGCCGGAGCGGGTGAGCAGTCTGGCTCGGGCGGGGTTGAAGGACTCCAAGCAGTTGACACGGCAGGAGCGGGAGAAACTGGATCGTAAGGTTCGGCGGATGGCTCTGGCGATCAGTGTCGCCGAGGTGGATGCTGAGACGATCGATCGGGTGAATATCTATCAGGCTTCGCGGCAGGCCATGTTGATGGCGGTGATGGGGCTGTCTATTGCACCGGATCATCTGTTGATTGATGCTATGCGGATTGATCATCCGTGCCAGCAGACGAAGCTTTTTTATGGGGATTCTTTGAGTCTTTCGATTGCGGCGGCTTCGGTGGTCGCTAAGGTTCACCGGGATGCTTTGATGCGGGAGTTGGATTTGATGCACCCGGGGTATGGGTTGGCTTCGCATAAGGGGTATGGGACGCCTTCGCATCGACGGGCGCTGGTGGAGTTGGGGCCTTCGGTGCTGCATCGGCGGACGTTTGCTCCGGTGCGGGCGGTGGATCCGGATGCGGCGGTGGAGGAGATGGTCTCAGAGGAGTTGCTGTTTGACGATGGGGAGCTTGAGGAGAGTGCGGATTGGGTTTGA
- a CDS encoding PIG-L deacetylase family protein produces the protein MGLKLMCVVAHPDDECFAFGGALALAADRGVETYVVCLTDGQAAKNRGVAASAAELGQMRRAEFAASCKVLGVTHHKLLNYQDGKLEFLEFSQAAAGLVERMRQFRPNVVLTFGGDGGLNVHVDHMMVSSLTTAAFHWCGLARRFPELGAVHQPDRLFYQTSNFFLPRPVVPKPMPWTVTLDVQSVLERKKEAFRQHVSQAPLMEQTKGLFERYGAEEFYALVASAEARAAWQMTDLFEGLKA, from the coding sequence TTGGGTTTGAAGCTGATGTGCGTGGTGGCTCATCCGGATGATGAGTGCTTTGCGTTTGGAGGGGCGCTGGCGTTGGCGGCGGATCGTGGGGTTGAGACGTATGTGGTTTGCCTGACGGATGGGCAGGCGGCTAAGAATCGCGGCGTTGCAGCGTCCGCAGCTGAGCTGGGCCAGATGCGTCGAGCTGAGTTTGCGGCTTCGTGCAAGGTGCTGGGGGTGACGCATCATAAGCTGTTGAACTACCAGGATGGGAAGCTTGAGTTTCTTGAGTTTTCACAGGCCGCGGCTGGGTTGGTGGAACGAATGCGGCAGTTTCGTCCGAATGTAGTGCTTACCTTCGGCGGGGACGGCGGACTGAATGTGCATGTGGACCACATGATGGTCTCGTCGTTGACTACGGCGGCTTTTCACTGGTGCGGTCTGGCGAGGCGGTTTCCGGAACTGGGTGCGGTACATCAGCCGGACCGGTTGTTCTACCAGACGAGTAACTTCTTTTTGCCAAGGCCGGTGGTTCCCAAGCCGATGCCGTGGACGGTGACTCTGGATGTCCAGTCGGTGCTGGAGCGGAAGAAGGAGGCGTTCCGGCAGCATGTCTCCCAGGCTCCTTTGATGGAGCAGACGAAGGGGCTGTTTGAGCGCTATGGGGCTGAGGAGTTCTATGCTCTGGTGGCTAGCGCGGAGGCTCGAGCGGCATGGCAGATGACGGATTTGTTTGAGGGGTTGAAAGCTTAG